The genomic region CTCACCAGCCGCCGCCATCACTGGGACCTGGCGCTGGGCGTGCAGACGGTGCCGCTTGATGTGCTGACCCGCGCTGAGAGTCTCGCGCTGCTCCGCCAGTTCCGCCCGGACGTGCCTGCCGACGACGCCGATCTTGCTGCGATTGCTGAGACACTCGGCCATCTGCCCCTGGCGCTGCATCTGGCCGGCAGCTTTCTCGCCAAATATCGCCATGCGCTCACCCCGGCCGAGTATCGCGCGCGCCTCGATGCCCCAACCATCCTCGACGATCGCTCGCTGCAAGCCGCGGGGCTGTCGCCGACGCAGCATGTGCAGCATGTGGCGCGCACCTTTGAGCAGAGCTACGCGCGTCTCGATCCGGCTGATCCGACGGATGTGCTGGCGATCACGCTCCTCGCGCATGCTGCCTGCTTCGCGCCCGGAGAGCCACTGCCGCGCTGGTTATTGCTCCAAACCCTGGATCTGCCTGGGGACGACCCAGAAGGCGCCCTGGCAGCTGAGGACGCCCTGACGCGGCTGATCGACCTGGGCCTGTTGGACACCGATGCCGCAGGCGCGCTCCGTCTGCATCGGCTCCTCGCGGCCTTTGCACGGGCCGTGCTGGTCGACGGAGCGGTCGAAGCGGCGGTGGAAACGACCATGGTGCGGGTCGCCAAGGACCCCAACAAGCACGGGAATCCCCACCTGTTACTGGCCGTCCAGCCCCATCTCCGCTTCATGACTGAGGCAGCCCAGGCGCGTGCGGATGCCCGCACAGCGGCGTTATGCCATGTCCTGGGCGTTCATCTGCGGGAACTCGGTGTGTATACAGAAGCCCAGCGCTACCTGGAACAGGCCGTCGCGATTCGGGAGCAGATGCTGGGGACCGACCATCCCGACACGGCCGGGAGCCTCAGCGTCCTGGGTCTGGTGCTCCTCGAACAAGGACAGTACTCGCAGGCACAGCACTACCTGGAACAGGCGTTGGCGCTCCGGCAGCAGATGCTAGGCAGGGACCATGCCGACACCGCCAGCAGCCTCAACAACCTCGGATGGCTGTTCAGTGAACAAGGACAATACACGCAGGCGCAGCACTATCATGAACAAGCCGTCGCGATTCGGGAGCGGGTGCTGGGCCTGGATCATCCCATGACGGCGGACAGTCTCAACAATCTGGGCTGCGCGCTGTACGAGCAAGGGCTGTATGCTGTAGCGCAGGACTGCTATGAGCAGGCGTTAGCCATTTGGCAGAAGGCGTTGGGCCTGGATCATCCGCGCACCGCTCATGGCCTCAGCAATCTGGCCGAGGTGCTGCGTGCCCAAGGAGCCTACGCGCAAGCGCAGCACTATCATGAGCAGGCGCTGGCGATTCGGGAGCGGGTGCTGGGCGTGGACCATCCGTGGACGGCCGTCAACCTCATCAATCTGGGCTTGGTCTTCCGGGCTCAAGGAGCCTACGCGCAAGCGCAAGGCTTCTATGAACAGGCGTTAGCGATCCAGCAGCGCGTGCTGGGGGCCGACCATCGCCATATCGCGTACAACCTCCTCAATCTCGGCGAGGTGCTTGCCGCTCAAGGCCAGTACGCGCAGGCGCGGCGCTCCTATGAACAGGCGTTAGTGATCTATGAACGGGTACTCGGAACCGACCATCCCGACACGGCCCGGAGCATGCGTGGGCTGGGCGAGGTGCTGCATGCGCAAGGCGAGGTGGCGCATGCGCGACAGTATCTTGAGCAGGCGTTGCTGATCTTCGAGCAGCGGCTGGGCCTGCAGCATCCCGACACCGAGCAGACGCGCCAGACGCTCAACGCTCTTCAAGCGACATGGACCAGGGCCAATGTGGGATCGTGAACCGGAGGGCGTCGGAAGGTGCTATCCGATGCGCCTGCTCCTTTTGGCCCCTTCTCATTTCACGTCTCGACATAGCCCAGGCAGCTGATCAGGCATCCGGTCTGGTTCGGGCCGCGGCTGCGGTGAATCTGCTGCGCTCCGTCGTGCATGCCCCAGCGCGGACCCGTCTCGGTGCACTCGCGATCGGGATCAGTCCCCCAATAGTCCCAGTTCCTCCATAGGCCGACACGCCCCAACATTGGCAGATAAGCCGGGTCCGATCGGCGCTCCCCTGCGCTATGCTTCGGCTAGCTGTATCGGTGGCAGGGGAAGGTCTGCCCGCCGCCGTGATCCCAGACATGCTCTTGGAGCAAGGATGCGCTACCGAATCACCATTCCCATCACCAGTCCGGACGCCATCGTGACCGAGGAACTGCAGCGGCTGCTGACGCACGCGGGCCGCTTCATCATCAGCACCGTGCTGGTGGGACCACCCTACAAGCCGACGCCCTATGTGGCCTGGGTGATCGATGTCCCGGATGCCGTCGCCGACGTGCTGACGACCAAAGTCTTCCCGATTCTGCTGGGCGGCGACGCGACGGTGCCGCCGATTGCGGCGATTACCGACCGCCCGGAGTGGACGATCCGCGCCCTGCTGCACCCCACTCCCCAGGCGCAGCCGCTGCTCGATCTCGACACGCTCCCCTGGGCTTCCCTGAGCGTCCAGCTGCACTGGAAACCCGGTCGCTGTGCCGGGCTCCTCCGCGCGTCGGCAGACGACCGGGAGCGCCTGCGCGCGTTCCGTGACCGGGGCTGGACGGTCACGCTCCTGCCGGCGGTGGCGGCCAAGGTCCTCGCCCGTCCGGTGCGCTTGCACGCCTATCCTGGCGCGCCCTGGCTGGGACC from Herpetosiphonaceae bacterium harbors:
- a CDS encoding tetratricopeptide repeat protein; its protein translation is MSDEETVPSLGAWVRRRRKALDLTQAALAERVGCAVVTIRKWEKDLGRPSRETADRLATCLAIPPNERARFLQVARGERPADDGASTIASDPDGPQSSTQPPMEPLPRDRVPPPAPLPPGSRMPLRRNPLFVGRDADLRQLATALHIGTTAAIGQLEIAAATGLGGIGKTQLACEFVHCYGQFFPGGVFWLSFADPAAVPAEVAACGDTGGMQLRPEFGTLPLDEQIKLVLTAWASATPRLLIFDNCEDEALLERWRPTHGGCRVLLTSRRHHWDLALGVQTVPLDVLTRAESLALLRQFRPDVPADDADLAAIAETLGHLPLALHLAGSFLAKYRHALTPAEYRARLDAPTILDDRSLQAAGLSPTQHVQHVARTFEQSYARLDPADPTDVLAITLLAHAACFAPGEPLPRWLLLQTLDLPGDDPEGALAAEDALTRLIDLGLLDTDAAGALRLHRLLAAFARAVLVDGAVEAAVETTMVRVAKDPNKHGNPHLLLAVQPHLRFMTEAAQARADARTAALCHVLGVHLRELGVYTEAQRYLEQAVAIREQMLGTDHPDTAGSLSVLGLVLLEQGQYSQAQHYLEQALALRQQMLGRDHADTASSLNNLGWLFSEQGQYTQAQHYHEQAVAIRERVLGLDHPMTADSLNNLGCALYEQGLYAVAQDCYEQALAIWQKALGLDHPRTAHGLSNLAEVLRAQGAYAQAQHYHEQALAIRERVLGVDHPWTAVNLINLGLVFRAQGAYAQAQGFYEQALAIQQRVLGADHRHIAYNLLNLGEVLAAQGQYAQARRSYEQALVIYERVLGTDHPDTARSMRGLGEVLHAQGEVAHARQYLEQALLIFEQRLGLQHPDTEQTRQTLNALQATWTRANVGS